From Desmospora profundinema, a single genomic window includes:
- the ytvI gene encoding sporulation integral membrane protein YtvI, producing MNRQAVEIALRAAWVLALLVVGYGLFSFLIPFLYPFLIGWLIAMSAEPLVRWLERRARLPRWAGVTLTLVLIVSAIVTGLIFLISQIVIELTHLAELLPAYLDQFNQYILHTFVYEENALTRTIQNIQDYLEKNPEQRTEILNSIRDNLGLVATKGTELITSIIAGIGTFLGNLPYYATVLVFCILAAFFIGLDWPRLHELLLRFIPDRIRSTGGLVIRDLKKALFGFVRAQLTLITITGVIVWIGFTIIGLNYALTIALVTAVVDLLPYFGVGAVLVPWAIYLLLTGNFSMGAGIAILYVIILIVRQMLEPKLVATNIGLNPLLTLVALFVGLKAIGILGLLVGPVVAVILVALYRARVFQDLYRFIRNGSDTVADK from the coding sequence TTGAATCGCCAAGCCGTAGAGATCGCCTTACGAGCCGCTTGGGTGTTGGCCCTATTGGTAGTGGGCTATGGGTTGTTCTCCTTCCTCATCCCCTTTTTATATCCGTTTCTCATCGGGTGGCTGATCGCCATGAGCGCAGAACCGTTGGTCCGTTGGTTGGAACGGAGAGCACGCCTGCCACGGTGGGCGGGAGTGACGCTGACCCTGGTCCTGATTGTGTCCGCCATCGTCACTGGGTTGATTTTTCTCATTTCCCAGATTGTCATCGAATTGACACATTTGGCTGAGTTACTCCCTGCCTACTTAGACCAATTCAACCAATATATTCTACATACGTTTGTCTACGAGGAAAATGCACTAACTCGAACCATCCAAAACATCCAGGATTACTTAGAGAAAAATCCGGAACAGCGAACAGAGATCTTAAACAGTATTCGGGACAACCTGGGACTCGTCGCCACCAAAGGAACGGAATTGATTACCAGCATTATCGCCGGTATTGGAACGTTCCTCGGCAATCTCCCTTACTATGCCACAGTTCTAGTTTTTTGTATTCTGGCGGCTTTTTTCATCGGTCTCGATTGGCCCCGTCTGCACGAACTTCTGCTGCGTTTTATTCCGGATCGCATCCGTTCCACCGGCGGTCTTGTCATTCGGGACTTAAAAAAAGCCTTATTCGGCTTCGTTCGTGCCCAGCTCACCTTGATCACTATAACCGGTGTGATCGTCTGGATCGGCTTCACCATCATCGGACTGAATTATGCCCTTACTATCGCACTCGTAACCGCGGTGGTCGACTTGCTTCCCTATTTTGGAGTGGGAGCGGTGTTAGTTCCTTGGGCCATCTACCTGCTTTTAACCGGAAATTTCTCAATGGGAGCCGGTATTGCCATTTTGTATGTGATTATCCTCATTGTCCGACAGATGCTGGAACCCAAGCTGGTCGCGACTAATATCGGTTTGAATCCCCTGCTCACCTTGGTGGCGTTGTTTGTCGGTCTGAAAGCCATCGGAATCTTAGGCCTGCTGGTGGGTCCGGTAGTGGCCGTGATCCTCGTCGCCCTCTACCGTGCCCGGGTGTTTCAGGATCTGTATCGATTTATTCGAAATGGAAGCGATACAGTTGCCGACAAATAA
- a CDS encoding FxsA family protein, with the protein MVFRIIILLLIIVPAMEIWGLVTVGSWIGAGPTVLLVIATGLVGGYLAKWQGLQTLRLAQIQLRNNELPGEAILDGICILCGGLLLLTPGFFTDAIGFALLLPYPRGMIKLFMKKTLTRMMQNGTLIWVTRR; encoded by the coding sequence ATGGTGTTTCGGATCATCATCCTGTTGCTAATCATCGTCCCGGCCATGGAAATCTGGGGATTGGTCACGGTTGGCAGCTGGATTGGTGCGGGTCCCACGGTGTTGTTGGTAATCGCCACCGGTTTGGTCGGCGGCTATTTAGCCAAATGGCAAGGGCTGCAAACCTTACGGCTGGCTCAAATTCAGTTAAGGAACAACGAATTGCCCGGTGAAGCCATACTGGATGGAATCTGCATCCTGTGTGGGGGGTTATTACTGTTGACTCCGGGATTTTTTACGGATGCCATCGGATTTGCGCTCCTGCTTCCTTATCCCCGCGGCATGATCAAACTGTTTATGAAAAAAACCCTCACCCGGATGATGCAAAACGGGACCCTCATCTGGGTGACCCGCCGCTAA
- a CDS encoding acyl-CoA thioesterase, whose translation MEPYHEEQLRVRYQETDQMGVVHHSQYAVWFEVGRTGLIRRLGISYGELEEKGMLLPVVDLSCRFVAPARFDDVVGVRTQVREMRGSKLTFAYEVVRLSDGGILARGQTIHLWVNPDMKSFNFERTQPQWCSRLRAFTCKSEQGE comes from the coding sequence ATGGAACCATATCATGAAGAGCAGTTACGTGTACGATACCAGGAAACAGACCAGATGGGTGTCGTTCACCACAGTCAGTACGCCGTCTGGTTTGAGGTGGGGCGAACCGGATTGATCCGCCGTTTGGGCATATCCTATGGAGAGTTGGAGGAGAAGGGGATGCTCCTTCCTGTGGTGGATCTTTCTTGCCGCTTTGTAGCTCCGGCCAGATTTGATGATGTGGTCGGCGTGCGTACACAGGTGCGTGAGATGCGGGGCTCCAAATTAACGTTTGCTTATGAGGTGGTCCGGCTGAGTGACGGGGGGATATTGGCGCGAGGCCAAACTATCCACTTATGGGTAAACCCGGATATGAAATCCTTCAATTTTGAACGTACCCAGCCACAATGGTGTTCACGCTTGCGTGCTTTCACCTGCAAAAGCGAACAAGGAGAGTGA
- the pyk gene encoding pyruvate kinase: MRKTKIVCTIGPASEDRDTLKNLIKAGMNVARLNFSHGDHAEHLRRIERIREVEAELDSRVALLLDTRGPEIRTGELAVDEVELETGADFTLTTEPMEGDASKVSVSYPGLVEDVKPGSVILVDDGLISLEVKEVAGSDIHCRILNGGPLKSRKGVNVPGVSVNLPGITEKDAADIRFGIEHQVDFIAASFVRKPEDVLEIRKILEEYDADIHIISKIENQEGVDNLQSILEVSDGLMVARGDLGVEIPAEEVPIVQKEMIRLCNRLGKPVITATQMLDSMQRNPRPTRAEASDVANAIFDGTDAIMLSGETASGRYPVEAVQTMDRIASRAESSLKYTDIFRERIEETDVSIPDSISQAVVHTTWTLKSSAIITSTESGRTARMVSKYRPQAPIVAVTVHDSVLRKLCLVWGVYPVLGTQVTTTDEMLQSAIAASLKSSYVRHGDSVVITAGVPVGQSGTTNILKVHVIGDVLAKGQGVGKKVLTGKIVVGTSPEELRGKMVDGAILVTRSTDKDMMDSFERAAAVIVEEGGLTSHAAVVGLSLGIPVVVGVKDATHIFKDGINVTVDAERGHIYSGRANVL, encoded by the coding sequence ATGCGCAAAACCAAAATCGTATGTACCATCGGACCGGCAAGCGAAGACAGGGACACCCTGAAAAATCTCATCAAAGCTGGAATGAATGTAGCACGGCTCAATTTTTCCCACGGGGATCATGCTGAGCATCTGCGGCGGATCGAGCGGATCCGGGAAGTGGAAGCGGAGCTGGATTCCCGGGTTGCGCTGCTCCTGGACACTCGTGGTCCCGAAATTCGCACCGGAGAGTTAGCGGTGGATGAAGTGGAATTGGAAACCGGAGCGGATTTTACATTGACCACGGAGCCGATGGAAGGCGATGCCTCCAAGGTTTCCGTCTCTTACCCTGGATTGGTGGAGGATGTAAAGCCCGGTTCCGTCATCTTGGTGGATGATGGGCTGATCAGCCTAGAAGTAAAGGAAGTGGCAGGGAGCGACATCCATTGCCGAATTTTGAACGGGGGTCCCCTCAAAAGTCGGAAAGGGGTCAATGTTCCCGGCGTTTCCGTCAACCTTCCGGGCATTACTGAAAAAGATGCCGCCGATATCCGTTTCGGGATTGAGCACCAGGTCGACTTTATCGCCGCCTCTTTCGTCCGAAAACCGGAGGATGTCCTGGAGATTCGCAAAATCCTGGAGGAATATGATGCCGATATCCATATCATTTCCAAGATTGAAAACCAGGAGGGTGTGGATAACCTCCAATCCATCCTGGAGGTTTCCGATGGGCTGATGGTGGCTCGGGGGGACTTGGGCGTGGAGATTCCCGCTGAAGAGGTGCCCATCGTTCAAAAAGAAATGATTCGACTGTGTAATCGTCTGGGCAAACCGGTCATCACTGCCACACAAATGCTGGACTCCATGCAGCGCAACCCCCGTCCCACCCGTGCCGAGGCCAGTGATGTGGCCAACGCCATTTTTGACGGCACGGACGCCATTATGCTGTCCGGTGAGACGGCCAGCGGACGCTATCCCGTAGAAGCGGTGCAAACGATGGATCGGATTGCTTCCCGTGCCGAAAGCTCCTTGAAATATACGGATATATTTCGGGAACGGATCGAAGAAACGGACGTCAGCATCCCCGACTCCATCAGCCAAGCGGTCGTGCATACGACATGGACACTGAAATCATCCGCAATTATCACTTCCACCGAAAGCGGGCGTACCGCCCGTATGGTTTCCAAATACCGCCCCCAGGCTCCCATCGTGGCCGTTACGGTTCACGATTCGGTCTTACGGAAATTGTGCTTGGTTTGGGGCGTCTACCCGGTGTTGGGAACCCAGGTGACCACCACTGACGAAATGTTGCAATCGGCGATTGCCGCATCGCTGAAATCCAGTTATGTCCGGCATGGGGACTCGGTCGTGATCACCGCCGGAGTTCCGGTCGGTCAATCCGGGACCACCAATATCCTGAAGGTTCACGTGATCGGTGATGTGCTGGCCAAAGGACAAGGCGTTGGCAAAAAGGTGCTGACAGGCAAAATCGTTGTTGGTACCAGTCCGGAGGAGCTGCGCGGCAAAATGGTTGATGGTGCCATTTTGGTCACCCGCAGCACCGATAAAGATATGATGGATTCTTTTGAGCGGGCGGCTGCTGTGATTGTGGAAGAAGGCGGATTGACGTCTCATGCCGCAGTGGTGGGTTTAAGCCTGGGAATCCCGGTTGTGGTTGGCGTAAAGGATGCGACGCACATCTTTAAGGACGGCATCAATGTGACGGTCGATGCGGAAAGGGGCCATATCTATTCCGGTCGGGCAAACGTATTGTAA
- the pfkA gene encoding 6-phosphofructokinase → MKRMAVLTSGGDSPGMNAAIRAVVRKGHHHGLEVFGVRRGYSGLIQGDLIPMDLGSVGDIIHRGGTILYSARSEEFKTAEGQEQAVSNLKKEGIDGLVVIGGDGSFRGAQKLTERGFPTVGVPGTIDNDIPGTDFTIGFDTAVNTVIDCIDKIRDTATSHERTYIVEVMGRDAGDIAIWAGLADGAESILIPEAPYQLDEVVDRLARGTRRGKKHSIIIVAEGVGSAVDIGRQIKEKTGTETRVTVLGHIQRGGSPTAHDRVLASRMGAEAVDLLLQGESDHMVAIQANQIKGLPFEEAFAMKHQPDLSIYNLAEILAI, encoded by the coding sequence GTGAAACGCATGGCGGTTTTAACAAGCGGGGGGGATTCTCCCGGAATGAACGCGGCGATTCGTGCCGTTGTTCGTAAAGGACACCACCACGGCTTGGAAGTGTTTGGCGTAAGACGAGGCTACTCCGGTCTCATTCAAGGGGATTTGATCCCGATGGATTTGGGCTCCGTAGGGGATATCATTCACCGTGGAGGAACCATTCTGTACAGCGCACGCAGTGAAGAATTTAAGACGGCTGAAGGGCAGGAGCAGGCCGTTTCCAATCTGAAAAAAGAAGGAATCGACGGATTGGTGGTGATTGGGGGGGATGGAAGCTTTCGTGGGGCTCAGAAGTTGACGGAGCGCGGCTTCCCCACGGTGGGAGTGCCGGGGACCATCGACAATGATATCCCCGGAACCGATTTCACCATCGGGTTTGATACTGCCGTCAATACCGTGATCGATTGTATCGACAAGATTCGCGACACGGCCACTTCCCATGAGCGAACCTACATCGTGGAAGTGATGGGGCGGGATGCCGGTGATATCGCCATATGGGCCGGCTTGGCCGATGGCGCCGAATCGATTCTGATCCCGGAGGCACCCTATCAATTGGATGAAGTGGTGGATCGGCTGGCCAGGGGAACCCGGCGGGGGAAAAAGCACAGCATTATCATTGTAGCCGAAGGGGTCGGTTCCGCTGTCGATATCGGCCGTCAGATCAAAGAAAAAACAGGAACGGAAACCCGTGTGACTGTGTTGGGTCACATTCAACGGGGAGGATCGCCCACCGCCCACGACCGGGTGCTGGCTAGCCGGATGGGAGCGGAAGCGGTGGATCTCCTGCTTCAGGGCGAGAGTGACCACATGGTGGCGATCCAGGCGAATCAGATTAAAGGACTCCCCTTCGAAGAGGCGTTTGCGATGAAGCATCAACCGGACTTGTCTATTTATAACCTGGCCGAAATCCTGGCGATCTAA
- a CDS encoding acetyl-CoA carboxylase carboxyltransferase subunit alpha — protein MTNGQLPFERPLVELRDKIAELERFTKEKSIDLSQEIETLEEKARRLEEEIYGNLTTWQKVQIARHASRPTTSDYIRYLFTDFMELHGDRLYGDDPAIIGGIAKLDGRPVTVIGHERGKDTKDKIARNFGLPHPEGYRKALRLMQQADKFGRPIICFVDTQGAHPGVEAEERGQSEAIARNLREMAGFRVPIICVVTGEGGSGGALAISVGNRLLMLEHAYYSVISPEGAAAILWRDAAKAQEAAEALKITAQDLKSLGVIDTIIPEPKGGAHKDPAAQAQAIKKSVLESLDSLLKMDEEALVADRHRKFEKIGVYSTVG, from the coding sequence ATGACTAACGGACAACTGCCTTTTGAGCGTCCGCTGGTGGAACTGCGGGACAAAATCGCCGAATTGGAACGGTTCACCAAGGAAAAGTCGATCGACCTCTCCCAGGAGATTGAGACCCTTGAGGAAAAAGCCCGGCGGCTGGAAGAAGAGATTTATGGCAACTTGACTACCTGGCAGAAGGTGCAGATTGCCCGTCATGCTTCCAGACCGACGACGTCGGATTATATCCGATACCTGTTTACGGACTTCATGGAACTTCATGGCGACCGGTTGTATGGAGACGATCCGGCCATTATCGGCGGGATCGCCAAACTAGACGGGCGGCCCGTCACCGTGATTGGACATGAGCGAGGCAAAGACACCAAAGACAAGATTGCGCGCAATTTTGGACTGCCCCATCCCGAAGGGTATCGAAAGGCGCTGCGTCTGATGCAGCAAGCGGATAAGTTCGGACGTCCCATCATCTGTTTTGTGGATACGCAGGGTGCTCATCCCGGAGTGGAAGCGGAAGAGCGGGGACAGAGCGAGGCGATTGCCCGCAACCTTCGTGAAATGGCCGGCTTCCGCGTTCCGATTATCTGTGTGGTTACCGGGGAAGGGGGAAGCGGCGGCGCTCTGGCGATCAGTGTCGGCAACCGGTTGTTGATGCTGGAGCATGCCTATTATTCCGTGATCTCCCCGGAAGGGGCGGCGGCGATTTTGTGGCGGGATGCGGCTAAAGCCCAAGAGGCGGCGGAAGCATTAAAAATTACCGCCCAGGATCTGAAATCTCTCGGCGTCATCGACACAATTATCCCGGAGCCCAAGGGAGGCGCACACAAAGATCCCGCCGCCCAGGCGCAAGCCATCAAGAAAAGCGTGCTGGAATCCTTGGATTCTTTGTTGAAGATGGATGAAGAGGCTCTGGTGGCAGATCGACACCGGAAATTTGAGAAAATCGGGGTGTACTCCACCGTGGGTTGA
- the accD gene encoding acetyl-CoA carboxylase, carboxyltransferase subunit beta, producing MFKDLFRKQKKYATIPSEQAKRDIPEGIMQKCPRCGSIGFTKELEKNWKVCKNCDYHHPLSARERIEITVDEGRFFEFDAELVSEDPLGFPHYTEKLEKDKKKTGQNEAVVTGECTIGGYPAIIGVMDSRFRMGSMGSVVGEKIARAADQAATKGYPFILFSASGGARMQEGVLSLMQMAKTSAALERLHRKRVLFVSVLTNPTTGGVSASFSSLGDLNIAEPEALIGFAGRRVIEQTVRQKLPDDFQTAEFLLKHGQLDQVVHRSQMRETLIQILELHTDGGERDD from the coding sequence GTGTTTAAGGATTTATTTAGAAAGCAGAAAAAATATGCAACGATTCCTTCGGAGCAGGCTAAACGGGATATTCCGGAAGGAATTATGCAAAAATGTCCCCGCTGTGGATCGATCGGCTTTACCAAAGAGTTGGAGAAAAACTGGAAGGTCTGCAAAAACTGTGACTATCATCATCCGTTGTCCGCACGGGAACGGATTGAGATCACTGTGGATGAGGGACGTTTTTTCGAGTTTGACGCCGAGCTGGTGTCCGAGGATCCGCTCGGTTTTCCCCACTATACCGAAAAGCTGGAAAAGGACAAAAAGAAAACGGGGCAGAACGAAGCGGTGGTCACCGGGGAGTGCACCATCGGGGGATATCCGGCCATCATCGGGGTGATGGATTCCCGTTTCCGGATGGGAAGCATGGGCTCCGTGGTCGGTGAAAAAATTGCCCGGGCTGCTGATCAAGCTGCGACCAAAGGGTATCCCTTTATCCTGTTTTCCGCCTCGGGAGGGGCACGCATGCAAGAAGGGGTACTCTCCCTGATGCAGATGGCCAAAACGAGCGCTGCCCTGGAACGCTTGCACCGGAAGCGGGTGTTGTTTGTTTCTGTTTTGACCAACCCCACCACTGGGGGGGTTTCAGCCAGCTTTTCTTCCCTTGGCGATTTAAACATCGCTGAACCGGAAGCGTTGATCGGTTTTGCCGGTCGGCGAGTGATCGAGCAGACTGTTCGCCAAAAGCTGCCCGATGATTTTCAAACAGCGGAGTTTTTGCTGAAACACGGTCAACTGGACCAGGTTGTCCATCGTTCCCAGATGCGGGAGACGTTGATTCAGATCCTGGAGTTGCATACGGACGGGGGAGAGCGCGATGACTAA
- a CDS encoding FadR/GntR family transcriptional regulator, with translation MFEETTSKFQSILMRINEVIEQEGLKPGDRIPSERELVSRLNAGRSTVREALRALELLGIITTKQGQGTFLQPYQSHRLVDILAFYILRDDRSKGNLLEMRVLLETGAAKKAALHATAEEVAVLERIWSNMDHTVSQGQVPIQEDYDFHHQLIRSAHNHLLTRVWYLVIQYGQTVRKSSLSKPGRPQKALQEHHAILDAVRHRQPGEAAKRMEEHLASAGLPTLMDTRPENERD, from the coding sequence GTGTTTGAGGAGACGACTTCCAAGTTCCAATCGATTTTAATGCGCATCAACGAAGTGATCGAACAGGAGGGCTTAAAGCCGGGAGACCGCATCCCATCGGAACGGGAGCTGGTCTCCCGCTTGAATGCAGGGAGATCCACCGTGCGGGAGGCGCTCCGCGCCCTGGAGCTGTTGGGGATTATCACCACCAAGCAGGGGCAGGGCACCTTTTTGCAGCCGTATCAATCCCACCGGTTGGTGGATATTCTCGCTTTTTACATTTTGCGTGACGACCGGTCTAAGGGTAATCTATTGGAGATGCGGGTGTTGCTGGAAACCGGAGCTGCCAAAAAAGCGGCCCTTCATGCGACTGCGGAGGAAGTGGCTGTTTTGGAGAGAATCTGGAGTAACATGGATCATACGGTTTCCCAAGGACAGGTACCCATTCAGGAAGATTATGACTTTCATCATCAACTGATTCGTTCGGCTCATAATCATCTGTTGACGCGGGTTTGGTATTTGGTGATTCAATATGGACAGACTGTGCGGAAATCGTCCCTGTCCAAACCGGGCCGTCCCCAAAAAGCGCTGCAGGAGCACCATGCCATTCTGGATGCTGTCCGGCATCGCCAGCCCGGCGAGGCTGCGAAACGGATGGAAGAACATCTGGCTTCTGCGGGCTTGCCGACTTTGATGGATACAAGACCCGAGAATGAACGAGACTGA
- a CDS encoding NAD(P)-dependent malic enzyme, translating into MSSLREESLKLHKEQQGKLTVRSKVAVSSARDLSLAYSPGVAEPCKEIHTDSDKVYEYTMKGNLVAVVSDGTAVLGLGNIGPHAAMPVMEGKAVLFKAFAGVDAFPLCVDSSEVDRIVETVKLLAPTFGGVNLEDIAAPKCFLIEERLKKEVDIPVFHDDQHGTAIVTLAGLINALRVVGKRMDEIKVVANGAGAAGIAIIKLLLSLGVKDIIMCDSKGAVYEGRPFGMNAIKEEISKVTNRSGVQGGLADVMKGSDVFIGVSVAGAVTKEMVRSMNHDPIIFAMANPDPEIIPEEAFAAGAKVVGTGRSDYPNQVNNVLAFPGIFRGALDVRAKAINEKMKVAAAYAIAGLIDEKELSPDYVIPAPFNPMVAPKVAAEVARTAMETGEARIQVDPEAVFEKTRALTRGD; encoded by the coding sequence TTGTCCTCTCTGCGAGAAGAGTCATTAAAGTTGCACAAGGAACAACAGGGCAAACTGACGGTTCGATCCAAAGTGGCGGTTAGTAGTGCCCGGGATCTGAGCCTGGCTTATTCACCGGGTGTGGCGGAACCGTGCAAAGAAATCCATACGGATTCAGACAAGGTGTACGAGTACACGATGAAGGGCAACCTGGTTGCTGTCGTCTCCGATGGGACGGCGGTACTCGGTTTGGGAAATATCGGCCCTCACGCTGCCATGCCGGTGATGGAAGGGAAGGCGGTCCTTTTCAAAGCTTTTGCGGGGGTGGACGCGTTCCCCCTATGTGTGGATTCATCTGAGGTCGACCGCATTGTGGAAACCGTGAAGCTCTTGGCCCCCACTTTCGGAGGGGTCAATCTGGAGGATATCGCCGCCCCCAAATGCTTTTTAATCGAAGAGCGGTTGAAGAAGGAAGTGGATATCCCGGTATTCCATGACGATCAGCATGGGACGGCGATTGTCACTCTGGCAGGATTGATCAACGCCTTGCGCGTGGTCGGCAAAAGGATGGATGAGATCAAGGTGGTTGCCAATGGTGCCGGGGCAGCCGGAATCGCCATCATCAAACTGTTGTTGTCCTTAGGTGTGAAGGATATCATCATGTGCGACAGTAAAGGTGCCGTCTATGAAGGGCGTCCATTCGGCATGAACGCCATCAAGGAAGAGATTTCAAAAGTGACCAATCGGAGCGGCGTCCAAGGGGGACTGGCCGATGTCATGAAGGGATCGGATGTGTTTATCGGAGTGTCGGTGGCCGGGGCGGTCACCAAGGAAATGGTCCGTTCGATGAACCACGATCCCATCATCTTTGCGATGGCCAACCCCGATCCGGAAATCATACCGGAAGAGGCGTTTGCGGCTGGAGCCAAGGTTGTGGGAACGGGCAGGTCCGACTACCCCAACCAAGTAAACAATGTGTTGGCTTTCCCGGGTATCTTCAGGGGGGCCTTGGATGTACGGGCTAAGGCGATTAACGAGAAGATGAAGGTAGCCGCCGCCTATGCCATCGCCGGGTTGATTGATGAGAAGGAGCTTTCGCCGGATTATGTCATCCCGGCCCCCTTCAACCCGATGGTGGCTCCCAAAGTGGCGGCGGAAGTGGCTCGCACGGCGATGGAGACGGGTGAGGCCCGGATTCAGGTGGATCCGGAAGCCGTGTTCGAAAAAACACGAGCCCTTACCCGTGGAGATTGA
- a CDS encoding precorrin-2 dehydrogenase/sirohydrochlorin ferrochelatase family protein has product MGPLYPLMVDLKGKSAVVVGGGRVAARKVKSLLEVGAQVTIISPVLDVELTKEVEAGNADWKRQWFSPEVLHEAWVVVAATNDRDVNAQVARAAGDRRLVNVVDQPELGNCHFPAYLRRGRLTLAVSTGGASPRLAQQIRDGWKKEFDDTWTERLEQLYRERRKRRGRRQ; this is encoded by the coding sequence TTGGGACCATTATACCCGCTGATGGTGGATTTAAAAGGAAAATCCGCCGTTGTGGTCGGGGGAGGCCGTGTGGCTGCCCGCAAGGTGAAGAGTCTGTTGGAAGTGGGAGCACAGGTGACGATCATCTCACCTGTGCTGGATGTCGAACTTACAAAAGAAGTGGAGGCGGGAAACGCCGATTGGAAGCGGCAATGGTTTTCCCCGGAAGTGCTGCATGAAGCGTGGGTAGTGGTGGCGGCCACTAACGACAGGGACGTGAACGCGCAGGTGGCACGAGCCGCTGGTGATCGACGGCTGGTTAACGTAGTGGACCAGCCCGAGCTGGGCAATTGCCACTTCCCGGCGTATCTTAGACGGGGACGGCTCACCTTGGCTGTTTCTACCGGGGGAGCCAGTCCACGCTTGGCACAGCAGATCCGGGATGGTTGGAAAAAGGAATTTGACGATACATGGACGGAGCGATTGGAACAGTTATATCGGGAACGCCGCAAGCGCCGAGGTCGTCGTCAGTGA
- a CDS encoding PH domain-containing protein: protein MNEPPKNRIHRDAIRVWRTHECLTAGFVLLVVGGVTGLTFLFDWHRWIPAVLWSVATVYLVPAIWIYPLLRWRYYRYEVNEKEIDIQSGYFFIRRTIIPMVRVQHVNTTQGPLLRRHGLSELEINTAGGASFTIPALLTEEADQLRDRIGSLVRVARDE from the coding sequence ATGAACGAACCGCCCAAGAATCGTATACATCGAGATGCGATCCGTGTCTGGCGTACCCACGAATGTCTTACCGCCGGCTTCGTGCTGTTAGTGGTGGGAGGAGTGACGGGCCTCACCTTCCTCTTCGATTGGCACCGCTGGATCCCTGCAGTACTGTGGAGCGTCGCTACCGTCTACCTCGTACCGGCCATTTGGATTTATCCCCTGTTGCGATGGCGCTACTACCGATATGAAGTAAACGAAAAAGAGATTGATATCCAATCCGGTTATTTCTTTATTCGCCGCACCATTATTCCCATGGTGCGCGTCCAACACGTCAACACTACGCAGGGGCCATTGTTGCGCCGTCACGGGCTGTCCGAACTGGAAATCAACACTGCCGGGGGAGCATCCTTTACGATTCCCGCTCTTCTGACGGAAGAAGCCGATCAGTTACGGGATCGTATCGGTAGTCTGGTACGGGTGGCAAGAGATGAATAA